A part of Streptomyces sp. NBC_01451 genomic DNA contains:
- the cobM gene encoding precorrin-4 C(11)-methyltransferase, translated as MAPTADVSTDAPTGKVTFVGAGPGAADLLTFRAARAIADADVVIWAASLVQEAVLEHAREGAEILDSATMSLEDVVAVYERAVREGLRVARIHSGDPALWGGTQEQVDRCAEIGIETEIVPGVSSFSAVAALAQRELTIPEVAQSVILTRLGGGKTPMPPGEEVREFARHGTTMAIFLSAARSGQLVRELLEGGYPTSTAVVIAYQATWPEELVVRCTIETLEETVKEHKLWKHTLFLIGPALDASGTRSHLYHPGHFHGFRKADPAARRALRERGAST; from the coding sequence ATGGCTCCCACGGCCGACGTTTCGACCGACGCTCCCACCGGCAAGGTGACGTTCGTCGGTGCCGGCCCCGGCGCCGCCGATCTGCTGACCTTCCGCGCCGCCCGCGCCATCGCCGACGCCGATGTGGTGATCTGGGCGGCCAGCCTCGTACAGGAGGCTGTCCTCGAACATGCGCGCGAGGGGGCGGAGATCCTCGACTCGGCGACCATGTCGCTGGAGGACGTCGTCGCCGTGTACGAGCGTGCCGTGCGCGAGGGCCTGCGCGTGGCCCGGATCCACTCCGGCGATCCCGCGCTCTGGGGCGGCACCCAGGAGCAGGTCGACCGGTGTGCCGAGATCGGGATCGAGACCGAGATCGTGCCCGGCGTCTCCTCCTTCTCCGCGGTCGCCGCCCTCGCCCAGCGCGAGCTGACCATTCCCGAGGTCGCGCAGTCCGTGATCCTCACCCGGCTGGGCGGCGGCAAGACGCCGATGCCGCCGGGGGAAGAGGTGCGCGAGTTCGCGCGGCACGGGACCACCATGGCGATCTTCCTGTCCGCCGCCCGCAGCGGGCAGCTCGTCCGGGAGCTGCTGGAGGGCGGTTATCCGACGTCCACGGCGGTCGTCATCGCCTATCAGGCGACCTGGCCCGAGGAACTGGTCGTGCGGTGCACGATCGAGACGCTGGAGGAGACGGTCAAGGAGCACAAGCTGTGGAAGCACACCCTGTTCCTGATCGGCCCGGCCCTCGACGCCAGCGGCACCCGCTCGCACCTCTACCACCCCGGGCACTTCCACGGCTTCCGCAAGGCCGACCCGGCGGCCCGGCGGGCGCTGCGCGAGCGAGGGGCGAGTACGTGA
- a CDS encoding ZIP family metal transporter → MAVFVALGAFLMTLAGGWTALRVTDRRHLVLGLAGGLMLGVVGLDLLPEALHAAGREVFGVPAALLLFVAGFLLAHLVERLLAVRQASHGAAAGTGEHGGRTPQVGLTAAAAMVGHSAMDGVAIGAAFQVGGGMGLAVALAVIAHDFADGFNTYTITSLYGNARRKAVAMLFADAAAPVAGAASTLFFTIPEQLLGGYLGLFGGVLLYLAAAEILPEAHHDHPAHSTVLCTIAGAAFIWLVVGLSG, encoded by the coding sequence ATGGCGGTCTTCGTCGCGCTCGGCGCGTTCCTGATGACGCTGGCCGGCGGCTGGACGGCACTGCGTGTGACCGACCGCCGCCATCTCGTCCTTGGCCTGGCCGGCGGCCTGATGCTGGGCGTGGTCGGCCTCGACCTGCTGCCGGAGGCGCTGCACGCGGCGGGCCGGGAGGTGTTCGGCGTACCGGCCGCGCTGCTGCTGTTCGTCGCCGGTTTCCTGCTGGCCCATCTGGTGGAACGTCTGCTCGCGGTACGGCAGGCCTCGCACGGCGCCGCCGCGGGGACCGGCGAGCACGGCGGCCGGACGCCCCAGGTGGGCCTGACGGCCGCCGCGGCCATGGTCGGCCACAGCGCGATGGACGGCGTCGCGATCGGCGCCGCCTTCCAGGTGGGCGGCGGGATGGGCCTCGCGGTCGCGCTCGCGGTGATCGCCCACGACTTCGCCGACGGCTTCAACACGTACACGATCACCAGCCTGTACGGAAACGCCCGCCGCAAGGCCGTGGCCATGCTGTTCGCCGACGCGGCGGCACCGGTCGCGGGCGCGGCCTCGACCCTCTTCTTCACCATCCCCGAACAGCTGCTCGGCGGCTATCTCGGCCTCTTCGGCGGCGTACTGCTCTACCTCGCCGCCGCCGAGATCCTCCCCGAGGCCCACCACGACCACCCCGCCCACTCGACGGTGCTGTGCACGATCGCGGGCGCGGCGTTCATCTGGCTGGTGGTGGGCCTGTCGGGCTGA